The following are from one region of the Stenotrophomonas lactitubi genome:
- a CDS encoding NADH-quinone oxidoreductase subunit D has translation MSHVHQAGEAFASNAAESRQEIRNYTMNFGPQHPAAHGVLRLILEMDGETIMRADPHVGLLHRGTEKLAESKPFNQSIGYMDRLDYVSMMCNEHAYVRSIETLMGIEAPERAQYIRTMFDEITRILNHLMWLGSNALDLGAMAVMLYAFREREELMDCYEAVSGARMHAAYYRPGGVYRDLPDHMPKYKESRWHKGKALKNLNASREGSLLDFLENFTNEFPGRVDEYETLLTDNRIWKQRTVGIGVVTPELAHQWGMTGVMLRGSGIAWDLRKKRPYAKYDAVDFDIPLGKEGDCYDRYLCRVAEMRESNRIIKQCVAWLKANPGPVMVKNFKVAPPKREDMKDDMEALIHHFKLFSEGYCVPAGETYAAVEAPKGEFGCYLVSDGANKPFRVHLRAPGFAHLSSIDSIVRGHMLADVVAMIGTYDLVFGEVDR, from the coding sequence GTGAGTCACGTACACCAGGCCGGCGAAGCATTCGCCAGCAATGCTGCCGAAAGCCGGCAGGAAATCCGCAACTACACCATGAACTTCGGCCCGCAGCATCCGGCCGCGCACGGTGTGCTGCGCCTGATCCTGGAGATGGACGGCGAGACCATCATGCGTGCCGACCCGCACGTGGGTCTGCTGCACCGGGGCACCGAGAAGCTGGCCGAGTCCAAGCCGTTCAACCAGTCGATCGGCTACATGGATCGCCTGGATTACGTGTCGATGATGTGCAACGAGCACGCCTACGTGCGCTCGATCGAGACCCTGATGGGCATCGAGGCGCCGGAGCGCGCGCAGTACATCCGCACGATGTTCGACGAGATCACCCGCATCCTGAACCACCTGATGTGGCTGGGCTCCAACGCACTCGACCTGGGTGCTATGGCGGTGATGCTGTACGCCTTCCGCGAGCGCGAAGAGCTGATGGACTGCTACGAAGCGGTCTCCGGCGCGCGCATGCACGCGGCGTACTACCGTCCGGGCGGCGTTTACCGCGACCTGCCGGACCATATGCCGAAGTACAAGGAATCGCGCTGGCACAAGGGCAAGGCCCTGAAGAACCTCAACGCCTCGCGCGAAGGTTCGCTGCTGGACTTCCTGGAAAACTTCACCAATGAATTCCCGGGCCGTGTCGACGAATACGAGACCCTGCTGACCGACAACCGTATCTGGAAGCAGCGTACCGTTGGCATCGGCGTGGTCACGCCGGAACTGGCCCACCAGTGGGGCATGACCGGTGTGATGCTGCGTGGTTCGGGCATCGCCTGGGATCTGCGCAAGAAGCGTCCGTACGCGAAGTACGATGCTGTCGATTTCGACATCCCGCTGGGCAAGGAAGGCGATTGCTACGATCGCTACCTGTGCCGCGTGGCCGAAATGCGCGAGTCCAACCGCATCATCAAGCAGTGCGTGGCGTGGCTGAAGGCCAACCCAGGCCCGGTCATGGTCAAGAACTTCAAGGTCGCTCCGCCCAAGCGCGAGGACATGAAGGACGACATGGAAGCGCTGATCCACCACTTCAAGCTGTTCAGTGAAGGCTATTGCGTGCCGGCCGGCGAGACCTACGCCGCGGTTGAAGCGCCCAAGGGCGAGTTCGGCTGCTACCTGGTTTCCGACGGCGCCAACAAGCCGTTCCGCGTACACCTCCGTGCGCCGGGCTTCGCCCACCTGTCCTCGATCGATTCGATCGTGCGCGGCCACATGCTGGCCGACGTGGTGGCGATGATCGGTACCTACGATCTGGTGTTCGGCGAGGTTGACCGGTAA
- a CDS encoding NADH-quinone oxidoreductase subunit C yields MAEQASFIDRLSARFAGAKVIVVEPRGEVTLEVPAAEWHATALALRDEFGFEQAVDLCGVDYLGYGSDEWDTADVSSQGFSRGVEGKAQGRFAWGEFPSEESADGARPQHMPTQRFAVVAQLRSYQHNLMMHLRCFAPDEALAVVSSLTGIWPGLNWFEREAFDLYGVIFEGHPDLRRILTDYGFVGHPFRKDFPLIGNVEVRYDEEKKRVIYEPVTSVEPRVGVPRVIRDDARLQTAAGERSQEAVK; encoded by the coding sequence ATGGCAGAGCAAGCATCCTTCATCGACCGACTCTCCGCACGTTTCGCAGGTGCGAAGGTCATCGTGGTCGAACCCCGCGGCGAAGTGACGCTGGAAGTGCCTGCCGCTGAGTGGCACGCCACCGCCCTCGCGCTGCGTGACGAGTTTGGTTTCGAGCAGGCCGTGGACCTCTGCGGCGTCGATTACCTCGGTTACGGCTCCGATGAGTGGGACACCGCCGACGTGTCCTCGCAGGGCTTCAGCCGCGGTGTCGAAGGCAAGGCCCAGGGCCGCTTCGCCTGGGGCGAGTTCCCCAGCGAAGAGAGCGCCGACGGTGCCCGCCCGCAGCACATGCCGACCCAGCGCTTTGCCGTGGTCGCACAGCTGCGTTCGTACCAGCACAACCTGATGATGCACCTGCGCTGCTTCGCGCCTGACGAAGCGCTGGCGGTGGTGTCCTCGCTGACCGGCATCTGGCCGGGCCTGAACTGGTTCGAGCGCGAAGCGTTCGACCTGTATGGCGTGATCTTCGAAGGTCACCCGGACCTGCGCCGGATCCTGACCGACTACGGTTTCGTCGGTCATCCGTTCCGCAAGGACTTCCCGCTGATCGGCAACGTCGAAGTCCGCTACGACGAAGAAAAGAAGCGTGTCATCTACGAACCGGTCACCTCGGTGGAGCCGCGTGTCGGCGTGCCGCGCGTGATCCGCGACGACGCCCGCCTGCAGACCGCTGCCGGCGAGCGCTCGCAGGAGGCAGTGAAGTGA
- a CDS encoding NuoB/complex I 20 kDa subunit family protein, with product MGVIQTLDGLMTNPVPEGRVDDILRPEGDNPLLEKGFVTTSVDALLNWARTGSMWPMTFGLACCAVEMMHAGAARLDLDRYGVVFRPSPRQSDVMIVAGTLVNKMAPALRKVYDQMPDPKWVISMGSCANGGGYYHYSYSVVRGCDRVVPVDIYVPGCPPTAEALVYGILQLQKKIWRTQTIAR from the coding sequence ATGGGAGTGATTCAGACTCTCGATGGCCTGATGACCAATCCTGTCCCGGAAGGGCGGGTTGATGACATCCTGCGGCCGGAAGGCGACAACCCGCTGCTGGAAAAGGGCTTTGTCACCACCAGCGTCGATGCCCTGCTGAATTGGGCACGTACCGGTTCGATGTGGCCCATGACCTTCGGTCTGGCCTGCTGTGCGGTCGAAATGATGCACGCAGGTGCGGCGCGCCTGGACCTTGACCGCTACGGTGTGGTGTTCCGCCCGTCGCCGCGTCAGTCCGACGTGATGATCGTCGCCGGCACCCTGGTCAACAAGATGGCCCCGGCGCTGCGCAAGGTCTATGACCAGATGCCCGACCCCAAGTGGGTGATCTCCATGGGCAGCTGCGCCAACGGCGGTGGTTACTACCACTACTCCTATTCTGTGGTGCGCGGCTGTGATCGCGTGGTGCCGGTGGACATCTATGTCCCGGGCTGCCCGCCGACCGCCGAGGCGCTGGTGTACGGGATCCTGCAGCTGCAGAAGAAGATCTGGCGTACACAGACCATCGCCCGCTGA
- a CDS encoding NADH-quinone oxidoreductase subunit A, with the protein MLAEYLPSLLFLIVATGIGITLMLVGRFLGPRRPDLEKLSPYECGFEAFEDARMKFDVRYYLIAIQFIVFDLEIIFIVPWTQVFMELGARSLVTMGLFVGMLFLGFIYVWKKGALEWE; encoded by the coding sequence GTGCTGGCCGAATATTTGCCGTCTCTGCTGTTTCTGATCGTTGCCACCGGTATCGGCATTACGCTGATGCTGGTTGGTCGATTCCTCGGTCCCCGCCGCCCCGATCTGGAAAAGCTGTCGCCGTACGAGTGCGGCTTCGAAGCCTTCGAAGACGCACGCATGAAGTTCGACGTGCGCTACTACCTGATCGCGATCCAGTTCATCGTCTTCGACCTGGAAATCATCTTCATCGTGCCGTGGACGCAGGTCTTCATGGAGCTTGGCGCGCGTTCGCTCGTCACCATGGGCCTGTTCGTCGGCATGCTGTTCCTCGGTTTCATTTATGTCTGGAAGAAGGGAGCGCTGGAATGGGAGTGA
- the secG gene encoding preprotein translocase subunit SecG, producing the protein MLMLILNVVYVLVAVAMVALILMQRGSGAAAGSGFGAGASGTVFGARGASNFLSKSTKWLAVVFFGISLFMAWYAGHGNRPAAEQDLGLMSAPAASAPAAPAGELPAVPKADAVPAAPVPAATVPAQAESSVSGEEKPSEGSQKD; encoded by the coding sequence ATGCTGATGTTGATCCTCAATGTCGTCTACGTGCTGGTTGCCGTAGCCATGGTCGCGCTGATCCTGATGCAGCGTGGCTCGGGTGCGGCGGCAGGTTCGGGCTTTGGCGCTGGCGCCTCGGGGACCGTGTTCGGTGCGCGTGGCGCGTCCAACTTCCTGTCCAAGTCGACCAAGTGGCTGGCCGTGGTGTTCTTCGGCATCAGCCTCTTCATGGCCTGGTACGCCGGCCATGGCAACCGCCCGGCCGCCGAACAGGATCTGGGTCTGATGTCTGCCCCGGCGGCCAGTGCTCCGGCCGCTCCGGCGGGCGAATTGCCGGCCGTTCCGAAGGCTGATGCGGTCCCGGCCGCCCCGGTTCCGGCCGCAACTGTGCCGGCTCAGGCGGAATCTTCGGTTTCTGGTGAAGAAAAGCCTTCGGAAGGCTCCCAGAAAGACTGA
- the tpiA gene encoding triose-phosphate isomerase — protein MRRKIVAGNWKLHGSRQFATELLGQVAAGLPKRGVEVVILPPMPYLGELVEDFGDTGLAFGAQDVSSNEKGAYTGEVCAAMLHEVGARYGLVGHSERRQYHNESSELVARKFAAALHAGLVPVLCVGETLEQREAGQTESVIASQLAPVLELVGAEGFANAVVAYEPVWAIGTGRTATKEQAQQVHAFIRGEVARIDARIADSLPIVYGGSVKPDNAGELFAQPDVDGGLVGGASLVAADFLAIAEAAANN, from the coding sequence ATGCGCCGCAAGATCGTCGCTGGAAACTGGAAGCTGCACGGCAGCCGTCAATTCGCCACCGAACTGCTGGGGCAGGTCGCCGCCGGGCTGCCGAAGCGCGGGGTGGAGGTGGTGATCCTGCCGCCGATGCCCTACCTGGGTGAGCTGGTCGAAGACTTCGGCGACACCGGCCTGGCCTTTGGTGCACAGGACGTCAGCAGCAACGAGAAGGGCGCCTACACCGGTGAGGTATGCGCAGCCATGCTGCACGAGGTGGGTGCCCGCTATGGCCTGGTCGGCCACTCCGAGCGCCGCCAGTACCACAACGAGAGCAGTGAGCTGGTCGCGCGCAAGTTCGCTGCTGCCCTGCACGCCGGCCTGGTGCCGGTGCTGTGCGTCGGTGAAACCCTTGAGCAGCGCGAGGCCGGGCAGACCGAGTCGGTCATCGCCAGCCAGCTGGCCCCGGTGCTGGAGCTTGTCGGGGCGGAAGGCTTCGCCAATGCCGTGGTCGCCTACGAGCCGGTCTGGGCGATCGGAACCGGCCGTACCGCGACCAAGGAGCAGGCGCAGCAGGTGCACGCGTTCATTCGTGGCGAAGTCGCGCGCATCGATGCTAGAATTGCTGATTCACTGCCCATTGTTTACGGCGGTAGCGTGAAGCCCGACAATGCCGGGGAACTGTTCGCGCAGCCGGATGTCGATGGTGGGCTGGTTGGTGGTGCCTCCCTGGTGGCCGCCGACTTCCTGGCCATCGCAGAGGCGGCGGCAAACAATTAG
- a CDS encoding isopenicillin N synthase family dioxygenase, which translates to MAGPYRLNDKPGTAVSQIPTLDITRFDSDRDAFVAELGAAYRQWGFAGIRNHGIPQADIDAAYDVFKAFFALPDETKRKYHVAGSGGARGYTPFGVETAKGSKHFDLKEFWHIGREIADDSKYRDVMAPNLWPSEVEGFRERGYGLYQALDNLGSRVLSALALHIGLPEHFFADKTNFGNSILRPIHYPPITTDDIPNVRAGAHGDINFITLLVGASAAGLEVQSHDGDWVPFTSDADTIVVNIGDMLQRLTNHVYPSTIHRVVNPPGELARQPRYSVPFFLHPNPDFLIDVLPSCISEENPSRYPEPITAHGFLEERLREIKLK; encoded by the coding sequence ATGGCGGGCCCGTACCGACTCAACGACAAGCCAGGAACCGCTGTGAGCCAGATCCCCACCCTCGACATCACCCGTTTCGACAGTGACCGCGACGCCTTCGTGGCCGAGCTGGGGGCGGCATATCGCCAATGGGGGTTTGCCGGCATCCGCAACCACGGCATCCCGCAGGCCGACATCGATGCGGCCTACGACGTCTTCAAGGCCTTCTTCGCACTGCCGGATGAGACCAAGCGCAAGTACCACGTGGCTGGCAGCGGCGGCGCCCGTGGCTATACCCCGTTCGGTGTGGAGACCGCAAAGGGCTCCAAGCACTTCGACCTGAAGGAGTTCTGGCACATCGGCCGCGAGATCGCCGACGACTCCAAGTACCGGGACGTGATGGCGCCGAACCTGTGGCCGTCCGAGGTCGAGGGCTTCCGTGAGCGTGGTTACGGCCTGTACCAGGCGTTGGACAACCTGGGTTCGCGCGTGCTGTCGGCCCTGGCCCTGCACATCGGCCTGCCGGAGCACTTCTTCGCCGACAAGACCAACTTCGGCAATTCGATCCTGCGCCCGATCCATTACCCGCCGATCACCACCGACGACATCCCGAACGTGCGTGCCGGTGCACATGGCGACATCAATTTCATCACGCTGCTGGTCGGTGCCAGCGCGGCAGGCCTGGAAGTGCAGTCGCATGATGGGGACTGGGTGCCGTTCACCTCGGACGCGGACACCATCGTGGTCAACATCGGCGACATGCTGCAGCGCCTGACCAACCATGTGTATCCGTCGACCATCCACCGTGTGGTCAATCCTCCGGGCGAGCTGGCCCGCCAGCCGCGCTATTCGGTGCCGTTCTTCCTGCACCCGAACCCGGATTTCCTGATCGACGTGCTGCCCTCGTGCATCAGCGAGGAGAATCCGAGCCGGTACCCGGAGCCGATCACCGCGCACGGCTTCCTCGAAGAGCGCTTGCGCGAGATCAAGCTGAAGTAA
- a CDS encoding DUF3413 domain-containing protein, with protein MDAALPDATAAALPGPARRWRRLAWWSLFIAANAVLAALIALGNVPLRDNPGGTLGLAYLAIALPGHLLAFGALAGLLPLAIGLWPRSARALSVSAVICQGLWLCLLLVDAKVFALYRFHLNAMVANMVFGGALQDQVSLSWKTWLQAAAMVSAIFAAQGLLAWACWKLLPAAPRRRRVLQAWAVIALLMGGGQVATAYYDALGERAVISQWNYLPWAQPITAKSAMRRFGVVSQQQVGLPDPRHAQLNYPLQPLRCQSHQRPNILMVVLESLRHDVLTPQFMPNASALARSSRVYEHHFSTGNATRYGLFGLLYGLPGGYWPSMLDEQRGSQLFKVLGQQGYDLHLYGSAPLYSPEFDRTAFADVRDQLHQGPSELTSDGRDAAIVAGLQKDIRASQAAQRPWFGFVFLDSTHAPYHMPAGYPPLATPMADAIDFLKFGPEHDPTPELNRYHTAVHYADSLIGSLLDDLRAQGLDQDTIVLVTGDHAEEFNDLKLNYWGHNGNFSNYQLQVPFVLHWPGQGGGRDARVSSHEDWVPTLMRHGLGCENALTDYSTGHDLLAAPTGKRALVVESWSQRAVRNGEAIYVFDKFGNATALDARYRPLPQQTPDAASLRAAWEALTRFRNR; from the coding sequence ATGGACGCCGCCCTGCCCGACGCCACCGCCGCCGCTCTTCCCGGCCCCGCCCGACGCTGGCGCAGGCTGGCCTGGTGGTCCCTGTTCATCGCGGCCAACGCGGTGCTGGCCGCGCTCATCGCGCTGGGCAACGTTCCGCTGCGCGACAACCCCGGCGGGACACTCGGCCTTGCCTATCTGGCGATTGCCCTGCCCGGCCATCTGCTCGCGTTCGGCGCACTGGCCGGCCTGCTGCCGCTGGCCATCGGCCTGTGGCCGCGCAGCGCGCGCGCGCTCAGCGTGTCGGCGGTGATATGCCAGGGTCTGTGGCTGTGCCTGCTGCTGGTGGATGCCAAGGTGTTCGCGCTGTATCGCTTCCACCTCAACGCGATGGTCGCCAACATGGTGTTCGGCGGTGCCCTGCAGGATCAGGTGAGTCTGTCCTGGAAGACCTGGCTGCAAGCGGCTGCCATGGTATCGGCGATCTTCGCCGCGCAGGGCCTGCTGGCCTGGGCCTGCTGGAAGCTGCTGCCCGCAGCGCCGCGGCGGCGGCGGGTACTGCAGGCCTGGGCGGTGATTGCCCTGCTGATGGGCGGCGGCCAGGTCGCCACTGCCTACTACGATGCGCTTGGCGAACGCGCAGTGATCAGCCAGTGGAATTACCTGCCATGGGCGCAACCGATCACCGCCAAGAGCGCGATGCGCCGCTTCGGCGTGGTCAGCCAGCAACAGGTCGGCCTGCCCGACCCGCGCCATGCCCAGCTCAACTATCCATTGCAGCCGCTGCGCTGCCAGAGCCACCAGCGGCCGAACATCCTGATGGTGGTGCTGGAGTCGTTGCGCCATGACGTGCTCACCCCGCAGTTCATGCCCAACGCATCGGCACTGGCCCGCTCCTCGCGGGTGTACGAACATCATTTCAGCACCGGCAACGCCACCCGCTATGGCCTGTTCGGCCTGCTGTATGGCCTGCCGGGCGGCTACTGGCCCAGCATGCTCGACGAACAGCGTGGCTCGCAGCTGTTCAAGGTGCTGGGACAGCAGGGCTATGACCTGCATCTGTATGGCAGCGCGCCGCTGTACAGCCCGGAGTTCGATCGCACTGCGTTCGCCGATGTCCGCGACCAGCTGCACCAGGGACCGTCCGAACTGACGTCCGACGGCCGCGATGCCGCCATCGTCGCTGGACTGCAGAAGGACATCCGCGCCAGCCAGGCTGCGCAGCGCCCATGGTTCGGTTTCGTGTTCCTCGATTCCACCCACGCGCCTTACCACATGCCGGCCGGCTATCCGCCGCTCGCCACGCCGATGGCCGATGCCATCGATTTTCTCAAGTTCGGCCCCGAGCACGATCCAACGCCGGAATTGAACCGTTATCACACCGCGGTGCATTACGCCGACAGCCTGATCGGATCACTGCTGGATGATCTGCGCGCACAGGGCCTGGACCAGGACACGATCGTGCTGGTGACCGGTGACCACGCCGAGGAATTCAACGACCTCAAGCTCAACTACTGGGGCCACAACGGCAACTTCTCCAACTACCAGTTGCAGGTGCCCTTCGTGCTGCATTGGCCCGGCCAGGGTGGCGGCCGCGACGCGCGGGTCAGTTCGCATGAAGACTGGGTGCCGACGCTGATGCGCCACGGCCTGGGCTGCGAGAACGCATTGACCGACTACAGCACCGGCCATGACCTGCTGGCTGCACCGACCGGCAAGCGCGCGCTGGTGGTGGAAAGCTGGTCGCAGCGCGCGGTGCGCAATGGCGAGGCGATCTACGTGTTCGACAAATTCGGCAATGCCACCGCGCTCGATGCGCGCTACCGCCCCCTGCCGCAACAGACCCCCGACGCCGCCAGCCTCCGCGCGGCATGGGAAGCGCTGACGCGCTTCCGCAACCGCTGA
- a CDS encoding glycosyltransferase family 4 protein has translation MNRPLRILHTEAAKGMGGQEIYIFRHMQVMRARGHDVALLCQPDARLATRARDDGFTVHTLRMGGMGRLLRGIWSVSRLVRRERYDVVNTTSRRDALIAAAGARLGGTPLVVRSRHLMSPVNSLLTYTGLPHRVITVSNFVKQLLADRGIPADHIGIVPPMAVSPTGIDAAQEPSWQALQETRSRVRAELGFDEQDIVVGCVAVLREPKGHAELLQAMVPLCKANPRLHLVVVGDGQAVMQRLQATCAEHELQRQVHLLGFRSDASQLMPGFDIFALATHKEASGTVFLEAAQAGLPIVSHRVGGVPEMLVEGSNAILTRLGDSAALTGALRLLVDDPERRRQMGRSGWDWIRSAKRFSPEGHAEATEHYYHQWMKELGHG, from the coding sequence ATGAACCGTCCGCTGCGCATCCTGCATACCGAAGCCGCCAAAGGCATGGGTGGGCAGGAGATCTACATTTTCCGCCACATGCAGGTGATGCGCGCGCGCGGTCATGACGTCGCCCTGCTGTGCCAGCCGGACGCGCGCCTGGCCACCCGCGCGCGCGATGATGGCTTCACCGTGCATACGCTGCGCATGGGCGGCATGGGCCGGCTGCTGCGCGGCATCTGGTCGGTGTCACGGCTGGTGCGCCGCGAGCGCTACGACGTGGTCAACACCACCAGCCGTCGCGATGCATTGATTGCCGCCGCGGGTGCACGCCTCGGCGGCACACCGCTGGTGGTGCGCTCGCGCCACCTGATGAGCCCGGTGAATTCGCTGCTGACCTACACCGGCCTGCCGCACCGGGTCATCACGGTAAGCAACTTCGTCAAGCAACTGCTGGCGGACCGCGGAATTCCCGCCGACCACATCGGCATCGTGCCGCCGATGGCGGTTTCTCCAACCGGCATCGACGCCGCGCAGGAGCCGTCCTGGCAGGCGCTGCAGGAGACGCGTTCACGCGTGCGCGCCGAGCTCGGATTCGACGAACAGGACATCGTGGTGGGCTGCGTTGCCGTGCTGCGCGAACCCAAGGGCCACGCCGAACTGCTGCAGGCCATGGTGCCGCTGTGCAAGGCCAACCCCCGCCTGCATCTGGTGGTGGTCGGCGATGGCCAGGCCGTGATGCAGCGCCTGCAGGCCACCTGCGCCGAACACGAGCTGCAGCGCCAGGTCCATCTGCTGGGCTTTCGCAGCGATGCCAGCCAGTTGATGCCCGGCTTCGACATCTTCGCGCTGGCCACACACAAGGAAGCATCGGGCACGGTGTTCCTGGAAGCGGCACAGGCGGGCCTGCCGATCGTGTCGCACCGGGTCGGTGGCGTGCCCGAAATGCTGGTGGAAGGCAGCAATGCCATCCTCACCCGGCTGGGTGACAGCGCCGCCCTCACGGGCGCGCTGCGGCTGCTGGTGGACGATCCCGAGCGTCGCCGGCAGATGGGACGTTCCGGCTGGGACTGGATCCGCAGCGCAAAGCGTTTCAGCCCCGAAGGCCACGCTGAAGCCACCGAACACTACTACCACCAATGGATGAAGGAGCTGGGTCATGGCTAA
- a CDS encoding polysaccharide deacetylase family protein encodes MANARTVPVLMHHHVSNSPGMITVSPENFESQIAWLARTGWTSLTLDQYAGFLAGKPVPRKSIVITFDDGYLDNWVYAHPILQKYGMHAVVFVVTGWMHEGPMRPHAGITGATLPETPEHRACEDLIYKQGRSDEVMMRWSEARAAIEAGTFEIHCHTHTHTRWLRRQDLDRAQRRAGISGDLSKAREVLLEKLGEVSDTLCWPYGDFDQDYIEVAREQGFRYLHTTHPFGRNVIGGDPERIYRFAIRNRPASWLRKRIAWSYNPLIAPLFNGFKARQKKMVPGP; translated from the coding sequence ATGGCTAATGCCAGAACCGTACCGGTGCTGATGCATCATCACGTCAGCAACTCGCCCGGCATGATCACGGTGTCGCCGGAAAATTTCGAAAGCCAGATCGCCTGGCTGGCGCGCACCGGCTGGACTTCGTTGACGCTGGACCAGTACGCCGGCTTCCTGGCCGGCAAGCCGGTGCCGCGCAAGTCGATCGTGATCACCTTCGATGATGGCTACCTGGACAACTGGGTCTACGCCCACCCGATCCTGCAGAAGTACGGCATGCACGCGGTGGTGTTCGTGGTGACCGGCTGGATGCACGAGGGCCCGATGCGCCCGCATGCCGGCATCACCGGTGCCACGCTGCCGGAAACGCCCGAGCATCGCGCCTGCGAAGACCTGATCTACAAGCAGGGCCGCAGCGACGAAGTGATGATGCGTTGGAGCGAAGCACGTGCGGCCATCGAGGCCGGCACCTTCGAGATCCATTGCCATACCCACACCCACACGCGCTGGCTGCGCCGCCAGGACCTGGACCGCGCCCAGCGCCGTGCCGGTATCAGTGGCGACCTGTCGAAGGCCAGGGAAGTGCTGCTGGAGAAGCTGGGCGAGGTATCGGACACGCTGTGCTGGCCGTACGGTGATTTCGACCAGGACTACATCGAAGTGGCGCGTGAGCAGGGGTTCCGCTACCTGCATACCACCCATCCGTTCGGACGCAACGTGATCGGCGGCGATCCCGAGCGCATCTACCGCTTCGCCATCCGCAACCGGCCGGCAAGCTGGCTGCGCAAGCGCATCGCGTGGAGCTACAACCCGCTGATCGCACCGCTGTTCAATGGCTTCAAGGCGCGGCAGAAGAAGATGGTGCCGGGACCGTGA
- the galE gene encoding UDP-glucose 4-epimerase GalE — MNVLVTGGAGFIGSHTCVELQQQGHTVVIVDSLCNSDAGVIDRIGSITGTTPLFVQADVRDRARITAVLREHSIDAVLHFAALKSVGESRQMPLDYFDNNISGTLALLGAMRDAGVGTFVFSSSATVYGDQDHCPVAETASTCAMTPYGRSKLVVEQLLSDLVSADATLHAATLRYFNPVGAHSSALIGELPHGTPSNLMPYIAQVAAGLLPEVQVFGDDYPTCDGTGVRDYIHVEDVARAHVLALQYLRDKRRSITLNLGTGQGHSVLELIKAFEQTIGRPIPFRITGRRTGDIAVSFADPSLALRELGWTARHGLADMCRDTWKWQTAMPRSA, encoded by the coding sequence ATGAACGTTCTGGTTACCGGCGGTGCGGGATTCATCGGCTCCCATACGTGCGTGGAACTGCAGCAGCAGGGCCATACGGTGGTCATCGTCGACTCGCTCTGCAACAGCGACGCCGGGGTGATCGATCGGATCGGCAGCATCACCGGCACCACACCGTTGTTCGTACAGGCCGACGTGCGCGACCGTGCGCGGATCACCGCGGTGCTGCGCGAGCATTCGATCGATGCGGTGCTGCATTTTGCTGCGCTGAAGTCGGTTGGCGAATCGCGGCAGATGCCGCTGGACTACTTCGACAACAACATCAGCGGCACCCTTGCCCTGCTCGGCGCCATGCGCGATGCCGGCGTGGGCACGTTCGTGTTCAGCTCGTCTGCAACCGTGTACGGCGACCAAGACCATTGCCCGGTGGCCGAGACGGCCTCGACCTGCGCCATGACACCCTATGGCCGTTCAAAGCTGGTGGTGGAGCAGCTGCTGTCCGACCTGGTCAGTGCCGATGCAACGCTGCATGCGGCAACGCTGCGCTACTTCAACCCGGTGGGTGCGCATTCAAGCGCTCTGATCGGCGAGCTGCCGCACGGAACCCCCAGCAACCTGATGCCCTACATCGCCCAGGTCGCTGCCGGCCTGCTGCCCGAAGTGCAGGTATTCGGCGATGACTACCCGACCTGCGACGGGACCGGCGTACGCGACTACATCCATGTGGAAGACGTGGCGCGGGCCCACGTGCTGGCGCTGCAGTACCTGCGCGACAAGCGCCGCAGCATCACCCTGAACCTGGGCACCGGGCAGGGCCACAGCGTGCTGGAACTGATCAAGGCCTTCGAGCAGACCATCGGCCGGCCGATTCCGTTCCGGATCACCGGTCGCCGCACCGGCGACATCGCGGTGAGCTTTGCCGACCCGTCCCTTGCCCTGCGCGAGCTGGGCTGGACCGCGCGCCATGGCCTGGCGGACATGTGCCGCGACACCTGGAAATGGCAGACGGCGATGCCGCGCAGCGCCTGA